In Juglans regia cultivar Chandler chromosome 13, Walnut 2.0, whole genome shotgun sequence, the DNA window GAAGGAGTGGCCTGTgcaacaatttttttgttttggcgTTTTTCGTTTATGTTTCTTACTATTGTATTTCACGTGTTAATGTGTTATTCTTTACTTTGTGTCTTTCATGCCATATATTTGTCAGGGATTGGTTGTGCTTAGGCTATGGCAAATTCCAAGGGGTCATCAAACATCAGAAATTTGATGTGCTCTGGAAAGCATGCTCTACTTCCTCCTAAAAGTCCATTTCCCAGTGTTACCCCACCATATGCTGATTATGTCCCAAGTCCTGCTGTTGGATCAAAATCTCTTCAGAAGCATAGAGAGGGAAATGTACACCACCAACGAACTTCCTCTGAGAACCTTCTCATAGAGGAGCAACCTTCTTGGCTTGATGATCTCCTTAATGAACCAGAAGCACCTATTCGTAGAGGAGGTCATAGGCGTTCATCTAGTGATTCCTTTGCTTACATAGATGTAGCAGATGTTTCTAACTTAGATTATGCAGCACAGGATGAGTACAAATATAAGAGTTTGATTTCTGTACCTTCTTGGGGATCTCAAGACTTTGATCATATCAAAGATGTGCAGCTTCCTTCACTATATGCAGACATCAACTTGGCAAAGCTGAAGAATAGGGCATGGGAATCATCTTTGAATGCTGTGGCTAACCCAAGCAGCCGTTCTGTCAGGGATAACACCGTTCATCAGAGTTCAGGATCATCATGTTCACCACAGGAGGCTGATGGGTTTCCATCTACAACAAGCGAGAAGCAGGATCAATTTGAATACAGTCCACAAGATCCAAAAGCTTCTTCTGAAAGAAGGGATGGATCTCATGCTAAGGCTTATGCTTCCGAAACGGATACAAAACGTGCTAAACAGTATGTAGCCAGTTTaattgttctttattttctattacttATTGTTTCAGTTAATATATAATGTGCCAAACTTGATAACggaatattttattcttaaaatatttgctACATAGGAAACTAGAGTCAATTGAAACCTTTTTGGATTTATTGCACTCTAGTCTTCCATGGAATGATAAACATGTTGGGCACTTTCTAAGAAAGGAAGGTTTGAGGTTAGGTTATTCTATGAGGCTCTTAGAGAGTCTATAATGGTTGaaattttatggatgaatgtcTTGTATGCAAAGGTACCGTAGAAAGTAGTGTCTTTTGGATGGAGAACTGCTTTTGGGCTCAGGTAAACACGGTTTGTAGCAGTTTTTGGTTGTATAGCTGCTTTGGGCACTTTGAGAATGTGTCATTTTGgataccgataaaaaaaaaagagaatgtgTCATTTTGGATGGATCTTTCATAAGCATATTAGTAACTAAAAGATAATGTCATTACACAAGAAAGCTATTCTGGAAGCGTTTTATCTGTCATTACATGTGAAATGCTATTTGCTGCAGACAATTTGCTCAACGCTCACGGGTCCGGAAGCTTCAATACATAGCTGAGCTTGAAAGGAATGTACAAGCTTTGCAGGTAAGTATAGGCAGAAGCTGAGATACTGCATAAGATCTGTTTGGTATTAGAAAGTGGGTTTTATGCTGTACAACAAAGCTCAAATGTTGTTTCTGTGTACTTCACAGGTAGAAGGGTCTGAAGTTTCAGCTGAACTTGAATTTCTCAACCAGCAGAATCTTATTCTGGGCATGGAGAACAAAGCCCTTAAGCAACGTTTAGAAAGCATGACTCAGGAGCAGCTTATCAAATACTGTAAGCTACTATCCTTTACCATTAACTTCTTGCCAATCAATATTTTTATCTGCCTCATTTGTTGATTGGCTACATCTattggttttaattaatttcatgtaatttcttatttttgacctttcttcttccctcttcctTCTTTAGGGCTTTTGCTTTTGTACTTCCTCTTTATGCGTTGTGTCCCTTGGCACCTTTTGATAAATTTGCTTACTGAGAAATAATATAGGCCATACTTACGAAGTGAATATGTACATCATCACTTGGGGCAGCATTGGGCTTTGATACCACCATATTAGAGCATCCATCTCAGAAGCTTAAGCCATTAGATGGAGCGGTGGAAATTCAAGTAGTATTAAACTCGTATTGAGATGATGtacttgttaaaaaaagaaataatgggtGAAAATACAACTCTAGTCCTtggattattaaaaaacaatgtgcaaaagaaaatgatttagcTGTAGCTTTTCATCGAATTGGAAGTGAAATTTTAGATAGAAATTCCTTTTCACAAGCATTAGGTATTTGGCAGCAAGGTAGGTCATGATTAAACATGACATGCTTCTCTTCATGTATTTAGGGAAAGCTTTTAGCAGACCGGCTATGCTACTTTACGCTAGTTTTGGTGCTGCATTCTAGTTATTCTATGCTGCTTTTTACCGGTGAGATGAATTGCCTAATGCCATGAATGTGCTATGCTGCATGTGGCAACTAGGTTGCTCACTGATAAACAACTATGTTGGATGACATttgtttctttcccttttcaagaaaaatattttggtagATGTGTTGTGCTACCTTTTACCCTTTATAATTTCCATTGTAAAACCATGGATGGTAGCTTCTGTTCCTGAAAATGACCCACCAAACAAGCAGTCCTTGGAAAAATGATTTTCTGAGAGCACAGGTCTCCTTTTGGATGCATTGGGTCTATCTGAAACTTTCTGAGTAAATCTGTCTTACACATCAGCATTGTATCAATTAACACCGGAAGGAAATTTAAAGAATACtggataaaaataaatccaaaagaAGATCACTGATCTGCTATGTCCTGGATATCAAATGgttacatgcatatatatatatatatatatattcataccATTATAATGGCAAGAGACTGAAATATACACCATGTTTAGTGGAGCAAGAAGTattggagagagagattggGAGGCTACGAGCCTTGtatcagcagcagcagcagcagcatcaaCAGCAACAGCAGCCATCTTCTAGCCATCGACGCACTAACAGCAGAGACCTAGATTCCCAACTTGCTAGCCTCTCTTTGAAGCACAAGGATGCCAATTCTGGCCATGACCCTGTAACTGGTCCACTCCGCATATAGGTCTGTGATCTCTCCAGAGCTGTGTATGTTTCCCCCTCTTGATTGGCATTGCCGCATCTGTGACCAAAATTGTTGTTTCCCTTGTGCTAAATAACTGGTGCCCTCTCTCTGCCAGCTTTGCGCATTTTGATTCTCgtcttttcattccattttctGCCTGTTAACATAATGTCCTCATGTGCACCTGGTAGTCATTGCCAGAAAATTACTCATTTCTGGCAGGTGACTTATCGGAGGTGATAACTCAAAACAGATTTGATGTATCAGTCTGTCCTGTCCTCTATGTTTCAGAGATCATAATCCATGAAAGTTTATGCTCCATTTTTTGCTCattgaagtttttgctcttgTGGAGTTCAATCCCTTGCCAAGATCTTTAGGGCTGTTTGGATGTGCATTACTCGTTGATCTGTTATGGTAAAAGATACTATGTACttgtaaaatgttttaaatgaaatccATGTTTATTCTTGGGTTTTGTTTCACCATAGTGAGAAATTAGTGTTTTTACAAAGAATTAGTTACTCGAATGTTCATGTACCAGATTATAAATTCTTGCTTCCCCCTCCACCCTCCCTAGGCCCTTCTGAAGAACTGTTTAATTTATCGTTTTGCAGTTATATTATAAAGACATTTTATCAAGGAAAGCAAAGCTGCaaaatggtatatatattacaaataggGTTATGTATGCAGATGCAGTAAATCTACTAGGTTGTGTCTTTAAAGTTAGGGAGTggtggaaaataaaataaaataatgttgtgGCTTCAAGTCTTTAACAAGTAAAACTTACCTTCTTCATAGAGGCAGTTGAAAAGCTATGCCATCTAGATAAGGATCCTCGCTATTTTAATCGAAATGAATAGTATCTACTTAGTAGAAAACATGAGGTGTTTTGGCCATTTCACTTGTCAATCTAATCATTAATAACTAAATAATCAAAGTACTTCATATTTAATACAGCATAGATTAACGAAAATGATATTTAGCCAACCAAATTAGCGAAAGTTCAAATCTTGTTTATGATTAATGCGTCATAATGTTTGGAACTTGAAAATGCTTGTTCCGAGCATTATTACACTAGTAATAGGTTTAGCAACAGTTgtccctcttttttcttttttcctttttttgggtTCTCAAATTTATGGGCAAATACAACACTAACAAATGCCCATGTATTTAAAAGTTGAGTTTAATCCCTAAGGCTGACACCTCAAAATactaatacaataaaaaaaaacaaggagaaAAGAATGGAAGGCGTTGCTGTGGCACTATGAGCAATGTTAGGGAGAGTAGGGTATTGATCTGGAGGGGGCAGTACACATTCATCGCCATTGAAAGAAATTCTTCTTGGGAAAGTCCATCCCTCTCTAAAAGTGAAAATTCCCGAATCTTTGTGCAGTAGCATCTCGGTTTGTACATTTCCACTTGGTCCCGATTGAAGTAACATGTCGTTGTAGTATTGAATCCCCCAAAACATCCCTGTATCATCTGAGAAAATGTGTTTCCGAGATTAATTATGATAACAGGGTTCCGAGAGTGTGGTGCACGGGACTAGAGTTTACTCTGCAGTGGTGGGTTCAAATaaccctgccttggagaggtttcccgacataagaaaaagaaaatagaataaaaaaatatgataacaAGGGaagcaagggaaaaaaaaaaaaagactttctCACTTAACTTCACTTACTGATGTTTGCATAGGAGTTAAGGGGCTGGTAGTTGAAGCTGAAAACCTGAGTGACATTTCTCAAGTTGGGGTGGAGGGCCACCAAATTCCACATtgaataatttttaacaaaatttagaTTGGTGATAGTGATCTTGACCCTCCAATACTCCTTATAGCTTTGTTTCACATGCCAGTGCACCTGTGTAGGGCACATGTGGCGAGAACAGGCCACCAAAGGTTGTGGTTCTTCTTCATTTGCATGTGGTAGTTCCAACAAAGGAGGTGTCTCTCCAGGCCTGCCATTTTTAGGACAGAAAAAAACAGATTACCTttgaaaatggagaaagaaaaggtAAGAGTTGCATATAAGAAAGAGCAAAGAGGGCTTACTTTACACATTTTGCTCCAGCTAGTTCTTCACAAGCACAGCTGCACTGGGGGCAAGGAACAATGGTACTGTTGTAAAATGCAGACAA includes these proteins:
- the LOC109007002 gene encoding uncharacterized protein At4g06598-like; this translates as MANSKGSSNIRNLMCSGKHALLPPKSPFPSVTPPYADYVPSPAVGSKSLQKHREGNVHHQRTSSENLLIEEQPSWLDDLLNEPEAPIRRGGHRRSSSDSFAYIDVADVSNLDYAAQDEYKYKSLISVPSWGSQDFDHIKDVQLPSLYADINLAKLKNRAWESSLNAVANPSSRSVRDNTVHQSSGSSCSPQEADGFPSTTSEKQDQFEYSPQDPKASSERRDGSHAKAYASETDTKRAKQQFAQRSRVRKLQYIAELERNVQALQVEGSEVSAELEFLNQQNLILGMENKALKQRLESMTQEQLIKYLEQEVLEREIGRLRALYQQQQQQHQQQQQPSSSHRRTNSRDLDSQLASLSLKHKDANSGHDPVTGPLRI